The Schistocerca gregaria isolate iqSchGreg1 chromosome 4, iqSchGreg1.2, whole genome shotgun sequence genome contains a region encoding:
- the LOC126267502 gene encoding putative uncharacterized protein DDB_G0287191, translated as MAPSRTAILTLLLGLTALAAVWAEPSGPLHQHFIVRVPYPIHTVHHHKIHKVPVHHYFHALHHHHVHPLAVPVPPPALVEHQFVHY; from the exons ATGGCACCCTCCAGGACCGCG ATTCTGACGCTGCTGCTGGGTCTGACCGCGCTTGCTGCCGTCTGGGCCGAGCCGTCGGGACCCCTCCA CCAACACTTCATCGTGCGCGTGCCGTACCCCATCCACACGGTGCATCACCACAAGATCCACAAGGTGCCCGTGCACCACTACTTCCACGCGCTGCACCACCACCACGTCCACCCCCTGGCTGTCCCAGTTCCGCCGCCTGCGCTTGTTGAGCATCAGTTCGTCCACTACTGA